A genome region from Vulpes lagopus strain Blue_001 chromosome 7, ASM1834538v1, whole genome shotgun sequence includes the following:
- the INKA1 gene encoding PAK4-inhibitor INKA1 isoform X1 gives MHSARLDSFLGQLRWELLCGRDTGSPPMSGPLPTPPKPGPCVPLSHRLRASDALEENSVCCVEEEEEGVVIGDKGVVLRSPREHALDWDSGFSEVSGSTWREEELPILQHPSPPAWPLHRQRLSASGIPQPSRAPAASAPPAHRPRPKSTPDACLEHWQGLEAEDWTAALLNRGRSRQPLVLGDNCFADLVHNWMELPETAGEGDNGGGPRARARPPQFLLGLSEQLRRQLARARRAAMAGKRLSCPPRPEPELPADVSRFAALMSCRSRQPIICNDVSYL, from the exons ATGCACAGCGCTCGGCTTGACAGCTTCCTGGGCCAGCTCCGCTGGGAACTG CTGTGTGGCCGGGACACAGGCTCACCTCCCATGTCTGGGCCCCTTCCAACACCCCCCAAACCTGGCCCATGTGTTCCGCTCAGCCACCGGCTCAGGGCTTCAGATGCCTTGGAAGAGAATTCAGTCTGCTGtgtagaagaggaggaggaaggtgtaGTCATAGGAGACAAGGGTGTTGTCTTGAGGAGCCCCAGGGAGCATGCCCTGGACTGGGACTCTGGCTTCTCTGAAGTGTCAGGCAGCACATGGAGAGAGGAAGAATTGCCTATACTCCAGCACCCATCACCCCCAGCATGGCCCCTACATAGACAACGCCTCTCAGCCAGTGGCATTCCCCAGCCCAGCAGAGCCCCTGCAGCCAGTGCACCACCTGCCCACCGGCCACGTCCCAAGTCTACCCCAGATGCCTGCCTGGAGCATTGGCAGGGGCTGGAAGCTGAGGACTGGACAGCAGCCCTGCTGAACAGAGGTCGCAGTCGCCAGCCCCTGGTGCTGGGGGACAACTGCTTTGCTGACTTGGTGCACAACTGGATGGAGCTGCCAGAGACAGCAGGTGAGGGGGACAATGGTGGTGGGCCCCGTGCCCGTGCTCGGCCCCCTCAGTTCTTGCTTGGGCTCTCTGAGCAGCTGCGGCGCCAGCTGGCCAGGGCACGCCGGGCGGCTATGGCGGGAAAGCGACTGTCGTGCCCACCTCGCCCGGAACCGGAACTGCCTGCAGATGTCTCACGCTTTGCAGCCCTCATGAGCTGCCGCAGCCGCCAACCTATCATCTGCAATGATGTCAGCTACCTCTGA
- the INKA1 gene encoding PAK4-inhibitor INKA1 isoform X2 has product MSGPLPTPPKPGPCVPLSHRLRASDALEENSVCCVEEEEEGVVIGDKGVVLRSPREHALDWDSGFSEVSGSTWREEELPILQHPSPPAWPLHRQRLSASGIPQPSRAPAASAPPAHRPRPKSTPDACLEHWQGLEAEDWTAALLNRGRSRQPLVLGDNCFADLVHNWMELPETAGEGDNGGGPRARARPPQFLLGLSEQLRRQLARARRAAMAGKRLSCPPRPEPELPADVSRFAALMSCRSRQPIICNDVSYL; this is encoded by the coding sequence ATGTCTGGGCCCCTTCCAACACCCCCCAAACCTGGCCCATGTGTTCCGCTCAGCCACCGGCTCAGGGCTTCAGATGCCTTGGAAGAGAATTCAGTCTGCTGtgtagaagaggaggaggaaggtgtaGTCATAGGAGACAAGGGTGTTGTCTTGAGGAGCCCCAGGGAGCATGCCCTGGACTGGGACTCTGGCTTCTCTGAAGTGTCAGGCAGCACATGGAGAGAGGAAGAATTGCCTATACTCCAGCACCCATCACCCCCAGCATGGCCCCTACATAGACAACGCCTCTCAGCCAGTGGCATTCCCCAGCCCAGCAGAGCCCCTGCAGCCAGTGCACCACCTGCCCACCGGCCACGTCCCAAGTCTACCCCAGATGCCTGCCTGGAGCATTGGCAGGGGCTGGAAGCTGAGGACTGGACAGCAGCCCTGCTGAACAGAGGTCGCAGTCGCCAGCCCCTGGTGCTGGGGGACAACTGCTTTGCTGACTTGGTGCACAACTGGATGGAGCTGCCAGAGACAGCAGGTGAGGGGGACAATGGTGGTGGGCCCCGTGCCCGTGCTCGGCCCCCTCAGTTCTTGCTTGGGCTCTCTGAGCAGCTGCGGCGCCAGCTGGCCAGGGCACGCCGGGCGGCTATGGCGGGAAAGCGACTGTCGTGCCCACCTCGCCCGGAACCGGAACTGCCTGCAGATGTCTCACGCTTTGCAGCCCTCATGAGCTGCCGCAGCCGCCAACCTATCATCTGCAATGATGTCAGCTACCTCTGA